The following are from one region of the Tenacibaculum dicentrarchi genome:
- a CDS encoding EI24 domain-containing protein: MIKNILQAIKAYFGAFQLISKLKLWNYFIIPILISVFTAIIIASSAYTFSDDLGHYIANFWKWDFGKQTFEVISTFLSGLSILLIGLILYKHIVMALSAPFMSPVSEKIEAYLTGGNHSHRKTSFQEQLIRGIRINTRNLLRELLVTIPVLLLSLIPVIGLFSTALLFLIQAYYAGFGNMDYTLERHFKYKESVEFVKENKGTAVGNGLVFILFLLVPFIGVLLVLPLSVTAATTETIKKIQLKKASE, encoded by the coding sequence ATGATTAAAAATATACTACAAGCAATAAAAGCTTATTTCGGGGCTTTTCAATTAATATCAAAATTAAAATTATGGAATTATTTTATAATTCCGATATTAATAAGTGTTTTTACCGCTATTATAATTGCAAGTTCAGCTTATACTTTTTCAGATGATCTAGGGCATTATATCGCTAATTTTTGGAAATGGGATTTTGGCAAACAAACCTTTGAGGTAATCAGTACTTTCTTAAGCGGATTATCAATTTTACTTATCGGCTTAATACTTTACAAACATATTGTTATGGCATTATCGGCACCGTTTATGAGCCCTGTATCAGAAAAAATTGAAGCGTATTTAACTGGCGGAAATCACAGCCACCGAAAAACATCTTTTCAAGAGCAGTTAATAAGAGGAATTCGAATAAATACTCGAAATTTACTGCGTGAATTACTTGTAACGATTCCTGTTTTATTGCTAAGTTTAATACCTGTAATAGGATTGTTTTCAACCGCATTATTATTTTTGATACAAGCCTATTATGCAGGTTTTGGTAATATGGATTACACCTTAGAACGTCATTTTAAATACAAAGAAAGTGTTGAGTTTGTAAAAGAAAATAAAGGAACAGCGGTAGGAAATGGGTTGGTATTTATCTTATTTTTATTAGTGCCGTTTATAGGCGTATTATTAGTTTTACCGCTATCGGTAACTGCTGCAACAACAGAAACTATTAAAAAAATTCAATTAAAAAAAGCATCAGAATAG
- the hemF gene encoding oxygen-dependent coproporphyrinogen oxidase: MKDQFYAYIQELQDTITSKLEQVDGSAKFQEDNWKRAEGGGGRTRVIENGAIFEKGGVNISKVFGELPEALRKQFGVENGDFFACGLSLVLHPKNPLVPTVHANWRYFEMYDEKGNIVTQWFGGGQDLTPYYLFEQDATHFHSVCKTACDKHHPDFYPKFKQTCDTYFWNTHREEARGIGGLFFDYLKETPEFSITDRYNFVTQIGNSFLESYVPIVEKRKDIAYNKQQKDWQEVRRGRYVEFNLVHDRGTLFGLKTNGRIESILMSLPPVVQWKYNHHPEQGSEEAKLLAVLATPKNWV; this comes from the coding sequence ATGAAAGATCAGTTTTACGCATATATACAAGAATTACAAGACACGATAACCTCAAAACTAGAACAGGTTGATGGAAGTGCAAAGTTTCAAGAAGACAACTGGAAACGTGCCGAAGGTGGTGGTGGAAGAACTCGTGTTATTGAAAATGGCGCTATTTTTGAAAAAGGAGGTGTTAATATTTCAAAAGTTTTTGGCGAGTTACCAGAAGCATTACGCAAACAATTTGGCGTTGAAAATGGTGATTTTTTTGCCTGCGGATTAAGCTTAGTTTTACATCCGAAGAACCCATTAGTGCCAACGGTACACGCAAATTGGCGTTATTTTGAAATGTATGATGAAAAAGGAAATATCGTTACGCAATGGTTTGGCGGCGGTCAAGATTTAACACCTTATTATTTATTTGAACAAGATGCAACGCATTTTCATAGCGTTTGTAAAACAGCCTGCGATAAACATCACCCTGATTTTTATCCGAAGTTTAAGCAAACCTGCGATACTTATTTTTGGAACACTCACCGAGAAGAAGCTCGTGGAATTGGTGGTTTATTTTTTGATTATTTAAAAGAAACTCCTGAGTTTTCAATTACTGATAGGTATAATTTTGTAACCCAAATAGGAAATAGTTTCTTAGAATCATATGTGCCAATTGTTGAAAAAAGAAAAGATATCGCCTATAATAAGCAGCAGAAAGACTGGCAAGAAGTACGAAGAGGACGCTATGTAGAATTTAATTTAGTACACGATAGAGGAACTTTATTTGGGCTAAAAACAAACGGACGTATTGAAAGTATTTTAATGAGTTTACCGCCGGTTGTTCAGTGGAAATATAACCATCACCCAGAACAAGGAAGCGAAGAAGCTAAATTATTAGCAGTTTTAGCGACTCCTAAAAATTGGGTATAA